A single region of the Rhodoligotrophos defluvii genome encodes:
- a CDS encoding DUF1284 domain-containing protein: protein MTIRLRAHHLLCLLTYAGKGYSPAFVANYDGIAERIARGEPVEIVSGPDDVCAPAMSEPESHCRGARVMKRDRLAAKAVGGLLSHPIAPGMLLQLSTMDVQALRSAFAAGQIRSACRACQWHSLCSGIAAAGYAGCRIPPIT from the coding sequence GTGACCATTCGCCTCAGGGCCCATCACCTCCTTTGCCTGCTGACCTATGCAGGCAAAGGCTACAGCCCCGCCTTCGTCGCGAACTATGACGGGATCGCGGAGCGGATTGCGCGCGGCGAGCCCGTCGAGATCGTCTCCGGTCCCGATGATGTCTGCGCGCCGGCGATGAGCGAACCCGAATCCCATTGCCGAGGCGCAAGGGTCATGAAGCGGGACCGTCTCGCGGCAAAGGCGGTGGGCGGTCTTCTTTCGCACCCGATCGCGCCGGGAATGCTCCTGCAGCTCAGCACGATGGACGTCCAGGCCCTGCGCAGCGCGTTCGCCGCAGGGCAGATCCGTTCCGCCTGCCGCGCTTGCCAGTGGCATTCGCTGTGCAGCGGCATCGCGGCCGCCGGCTATGCTGGCTGCCGAATTCCGCCGATCACCTGA
- a CDS encoding DMT family transporter → MDRSRLGVAVAFVSALALAINDVSVPFSYERGFSAPTVVLIRFIALVAVLAILLPLLNHPLRLPRKAVAHAFGSGLCLSVGTLGLLGAFAFIPVSLAVVIIFVFPFLTAVMECVYQRRRPAPFELLCPLAALVGIGMAIGFEPQDLDPRGILLALISAVGFGGSVFWNSVALRDFDGVTVTLYIACAAVLAVGAFLFATGSFRIASLSLNGWLPVFVTCVFYVIATVCMYKAIELAGGPTSAMVFNLEPIFVVVLAAAFLDEGWTWSRALGSMVVVSAIVVAEWWRSRAVRKLALS, encoded by the coding sequence ATGGATCGATCGCGCCTAGGCGTTGCTGTCGCCTTTGTCTCTGCGCTTGCCCTCGCGATCAACGACGTCTCCGTGCCGTTCTCCTATGAGCGAGGATTCAGTGCGCCGACGGTGGTTCTGATCAGGTTCATCGCCTTGGTGGCGGTGCTGGCCATACTCCTCCCCCTGTTGAACCATCCGCTGCGTCTGCCGCGAAAGGCTGTCGCCCATGCGTTTGGCAGCGGCCTCTGCCTATCGGTTGGGACGTTGGGCCTGCTGGGCGCCTTTGCCTTTATCCCCGTCAGCCTCGCGGTGGTGATCATCTTCGTGTTCCCGTTTCTCACCGCCGTCATGGAATGCGTCTATCAGCGCCGTCGGCCGGCACCGTTCGAGCTGCTTTGTCCGTTGGCTGCTCTGGTGGGCATCGGGATGGCCATCGGCTTCGAACCACAAGACCTGGACCCACGTGGCATATTGCTGGCGCTCATCAGCGCCGTCGGGTTTGGCGGATCCGTCTTTTGGAACAGCGTGGCGCTGAGAGATTTCGACGGGGTGACGGTTACGCTTTATATCGCCTGCGCTGCCGTGCTGGCGGTGGGCGCCTTTCTGTTTGCGACGGGCAGCTTTCGGATCGCATCCCTCTCCCTCAACGGCTGGCTGCCCGTGTTCGTCACCTGCGTGTTCTACGTGATCGCCACGGTGTGCATGTACAAAGCGATCGAGCTGGCCGGCGGGCCAACCTCGGCGATGGTGTTCAATCTCGAGCCCATTTTCGTGGTCGTGCTCGCGGCGGCCTTTCTTGACGAGGGGTGGACTTGGTCGCGCGCCTTGGGCAGCATGGTGGTGGTGAGCGCCATCGTCGTGGCCGAGTGGTGGCGGAGCAGGGCGGTGAGAAAGCTGGCCCTCTCGTGA
- the groES gene encoding co-chaperone GroES produces the protein MQFRPLHDRVLVRRIEADQKTPGGIIIPDTAKEKPQEGEVVAVGPGARNEKGELVALDVKVGDRILFGKWSGTEVKIDGEDLLIMKESDILGVIEAAGSVKKAA, from the coding sequence ATGCAATTCCGTCCGCTGCACGATCGTGTGCTCGTCCGCCGCATCGAGGCCGATCAGAAGACGCCCGGCGGCATCATCATTCCGGACACCGCCAAGGAGAAGCCGCAGGAAGGCGAAGTGGTCGCCGTCGGCCCGGGCGCCCGCAACGAGAAGGGTGAGCTGGTCGCGCTCGACGTCAAAGTCGGCGACCGGATCCTGTTCGGAAAGTGGTCCGGCACCGAGGTGAAGATCGACGGCGAAGATCTCCTCATCATGAAGGAGAGCGACATACTCGGCGTCATCGAGGCGGCGGGCTCGGTGAAGAAGGCCGCCTGA
- the groL gene encoding chaperonin GroEL (60 kDa chaperone family; promotes refolding of misfolded polypeptides especially under stressful conditions; forms two stacked rings of heptamers to form a barrel-shaped 14mer; ends can be capped by GroES; misfolded proteins enter the barrel where they are refolded when GroES binds), translated as MAAKDVKFSSDARERILRGVDILANAVKVTLGPKGRNVVLEKSFGAPRITKDGVTVAKEIELEDKFENMGAQMVREVASKTNDLAGDGTTTATVLAQAIVKEGAKAVTAGMNPMDLKRGIDLAVAAVVEDLKSHAKTVTSNEEIAQVGTISANGDTEIGRFLAEAMQKVGNEGVITVEEAKSLDTELEVVEGMQFDRGFISPYFVTNAEKMRVELDDPYILIHEKKLSGLQAMLPLLEAVVQTGRPLLVIAEDVEGEALATLVVNKLRGGLKVAAVKAPGFGDRRKAMLQDIAILTGGTAISEDLGIKLENVTIEMLGRAKKVVIEKENTTIIDGAGSKDEIQGRVAQIKAQIEETTSDYDREKLQERLAKLAGGVAVIRVGGATEVEVKEKKDRVDDALHATRAAVEEGILPGGGVALLRARKALENLKPENPDQKAGVDIVRRAIEFPARQIIQNAGDDGSLVIGKLLEKNDYNWGFNAATGQYEDLVKAGVIDPVKVVRTALQDAASVASLIVTTEALVAEKPKKEKAPAMPGAGGMGDMDF; from the coding sequence ATGGCTGCCAAGGACGTGAAGTTCTCGTCGGATGCCCGCGAGAGGATTTTGCGCGGCGTCGACATCCTTGCGAACGCGGTCAAGGTGACCCTCGGCCCGAAGGGCCGCAACGTGGTGCTCGAGAAGTCGTTCGGCGCACCCCGGATCACCAAGGACGGCGTAACCGTCGCCAAGGAGATCGAGCTCGAGGACAAGTTCGAGAACATGGGCGCGCAGATGGTGCGCGAGGTCGCGTCCAAGACCAATGACCTGGCCGGCGACGGCACCACGACCGCGACCGTTCTCGCCCAGGCTATTGTCAAGGAAGGCGCCAAGGCGGTGACCGCCGGCATGAACCCGATGGACCTCAAGCGCGGCATCGACCTGGCCGTCGCCGCGGTGGTCGAGGATCTGAAGAGCCATGCCAAGACGGTGACCTCCAACGAGGAGATCGCCCAGGTCGGCACCATCTCCGCCAATGGCGACACCGAGATCGGCCGCTTCCTCGCCGAGGCGATGCAGAAGGTCGGCAACGAGGGCGTGATCACGGTCGAGGAGGCCAAGTCTCTCGACACCGAGCTCGAAGTGGTCGAGGGCATGCAGTTCGACCGCGGCTTCATCTCGCCCTATTTCGTCACCAATGCCGAGAAGATGCGGGTGGAACTGGATGATCCCTACATCCTGATCCACGAGAAGAAGCTGTCGGGCCTGCAGGCCATGCTGCCGCTGCTCGAGGCGGTGGTACAGACCGGCCGTCCGCTGCTGGTGATCGCCGAGGACGTGGAAGGCGAGGCGCTGGCCACCCTGGTGGTCAACAAGCTGCGCGGCGGCCTGAAGGTGGCGGCGGTGAAGGCGCCAGGCTTCGGTGACCGGCGCAAGGCCATGCTGCAGGACATCGCCATCCTGACCGGCGGCACGGCGATCTCCGAAGATCTCGGCATCAAGTTGGAGAATGTCACCATCGAGATGCTCGGCCGCGCCAAGAAGGTGGTGATCGAGAAGGAGAACACCACGATCATCGACGGCGCCGGCTCCAAGGACGAGATCCAGGGCCGCGTTGCACAGATCAAGGCGCAGATCGAGGAGACCACCTCCGACTATGACCGCGAGAAGCTGCAGGAGCGGCTGGCGAAGCTCGCCGGTGGCGTGGCGGTGATCCGGGTCGGCGGCGCAACCGAGGTCGAGGTGAAGGAGAAGAAGGACCGCGTGGACGACGCACTGCATGCGACCCGCGCGGCGGTCGAGGAGGGCATCCTGCCGGGCGGCGGCGTGGCGCTGCTGCGGGCCCGCAAGGCTCTGGAGAACCTGAAGCCGGAGAACCCGGACCAGAAGGCGGGCGTCGACATCGTGCGCCGCGCGATCGAGTTCCCGGCCCGCCAGATCATCCAGAATGCCGGCGACGACGGCTCGCTGGTGATCGGCAAGCTGCTGGAGAAGAACGACTACAACTGGGGCTTCAACGCCGCGACCGGTCAATACGAGGATCTGGTCAAGGCGGGCGTGATCGACCCGGTGAAGGTGGTGCGTACCGCTCTCCAGGATGCCGCGTCGGTCGCTTCGCTGATCGTGACCACCGAAGCGCTGGTGGCCGAGAAGCCGAAGAAGGAGAAGGCTCCGGCCATGCCGGGTGCCGGCGGCATGGGCGACATGGACTTCTAA
- a CDS encoding glycine betaine ABC transporter substrate-binding protein, with product MLTRRSTLLGAAGLALATMVAGGPAAALEDVTIAYVEWSDAVVATNIIKTVLEQEGYNVKTVPLSAAAMWQAVASGEADAMVAAWLPATHQAYFEKLKDQVVDLGPNVTGAKIGWAVPTYVEDVNSMEDLKNKAAEFKGQVIGIDPGAGLMKASEKAIQEYDLPLKLIEGSDATMVAALKDAYNRKEPIIVTTWTPHWMHSSFDLKYLEDPKGVFGSEETVNTVVRKGLKEDDPKLYAILDNFALSLDQEQAVMLENEQPGANPAETAKKWVEANKSTVESWVP from the coding sequence ATGCTGACCAGACGCTCGACACTGCTTGGTGCAGCCGGCCTCGCGCTGGCGACGATGGTCGCGGGAGGGCCTGCGGCTGCGCTTGAGGATGTGACCATTGCCTATGTGGAATGGTCCGACGCGGTGGTCGCCACCAACATCATCAAGACCGTGCTGGAGCAGGAGGGCTACAACGTCAAGACCGTGCCGCTCTCGGCGGCGGCCATGTGGCAGGCGGTGGCCAGCGGCGAGGCGGATGCCATGGTCGCCGCCTGGCTGCCGGCCACCCACCAGGCCTATTTCGAAAAGCTGAAGGACCAGGTGGTCGATCTCGGGCCGAACGTCACGGGCGCCAAGATCGGCTGGGCGGTGCCCACCTATGTGGAGGACGTGAACTCCATGGAGGATCTCAAGAACAAGGCCGCCGAGTTCAAGGGACAAGTCATCGGGATCGATCCGGGCGCCGGCCTGATGAAGGCCTCCGAGAAGGCCATTCAGGAATACGACCTACCGCTGAAGCTGATCGAGGGTTCGGATGCGACCATGGTCGCGGCGCTGAAGGACGCGTATAACCGCAAGGAGCCGATCATCGTCACCACCTGGACACCGCACTGGATGCATTCGAGCTTCGATCTGAAGTATCTCGAGGATCCCAAAGGGGTGTTCGGTAGCGAGGAGACGGTGAACACGGTGGTGCGCAAGGGCCTCAAGGAGGATGACCCGAAGCTCTATGCCATTCTCGACAACTTCGCCCTGAGCCTGGACCAGGAGCAGGCCGTGATGCTGGAAAACGAGCAGCCGGGCGCCAATCCCGCGGAAACCGCCAAGAAGTGGGTGGAGGCGAACAAGTCGACCGTGGAAAGCTGGGTGCCATAA
- a CDS encoding ABC transporter permease yields the protein MDWQIPRFPLAELADLALDWLTATFSGLTRAVSRVVSSGLDATISGLLWLPPWVVLVAIGALVWWLVGRRIALLAVLGFAFLWNLGLWNATIQTVVLVLFSTAVALLIGVPIGILAAVKPRVWRAISPLLDMMQTMPSFVYLIPAIPFFGLGAVSACFATIVFAMPPTIRLTALGILQTPPQLIEAADAFGSSRVQKLVKVELPLALPTIMAGINQTIMLALSMVVIAAMIGAGGLGGEVWRAIQRLEAGQGVQAGIAIVLLAIILDRITQQIAHKLQAEARGGAIPSEAGAQPAEDQPKPA from the coding sequence ATGGACTGGCAAATCCCACGCTTTCCCCTGGCGGAGCTGGCCGACCTCGCGCTCGACTGGCTGACGGCCACGTTCTCGGGGCTGACGCGTGCGGTCAGCCGCGTGGTCTCCAGCGGGCTGGATGCGACCATTTCGGGGCTGCTGTGGCTGCCGCCCTGGGTGGTGCTCGTGGCCATCGGCGCCCTGGTGTGGTGGCTCGTGGGGCGGCGGATCGCCCTTCTGGCGGTGCTCGGCTTCGCGTTCCTGTGGAATTTGGGCCTGTGGAACGCCACGATCCAGACAGTGGTGCTGGTGCTGTTCTCGACGGCGGTGGCGCTGCTCATCGGGGTGCCCATCGGCATTCTGGCGGCCGTGAAGCCGCGGGTGTGGCGCGCCATCAGCCCGCTGCTCGACATGATGCAGACCATGCCGTCCTTCGTCTATCTGATCCCGGCCATTCCCTTCTTCGGGCTCGGCGCGGTGTCGGCCTGTTTCGCCACCATCGTCTTCGCCATGCCGCCGACCATCCGGCTCACGGCGCTGGGCATTTTGCAGACGCCGCCGCAGCTGATCGAGGCGGCGGACGCGTTCGGATCAAGCCGCGTGCAGAAGCTGGTGAAGGTGGAACTGCCGCTGGCGCTGCCGACCATCATGGCGGGCATCAACCAGACGATCATGCTCGCCCTGTCCATGGTGGTGATCGCCGCCATGATCGGCGCCGGCGGCCTCGGCGGCGAGGTGTGGCGGGCGATCCAGCGGCTGGAGGCGGGGCAGGGGGTGCAGGCCGGCATCGCCATCGTGCTGCTCGCCATCATCCTCGACCGGATCACGCAGCAGATTGCGCACAAGCTCCAGGCCGAGGCCAGGGGCGGCGCCATTCCATCGGAAGCCGGCGCGCAGCCGGCCGAAGATCAACCCAAACCGGCATGA
- a CDS encoding MaoC family dehydratase: protein MSASKEAVLEWVPPFQVGESFSREVVFDAESIRTFARMALDDNPLHHDEDYAKTTRFGGLIASGTQTIGVTTGSVAAFLTGRCSALGLQFNCTLRRAVRAGEAATIFWRIDKITPKASLGGYLLEMTGRLVTSAGQDAVAVKATTLILPPSGLSGPQS, encoded by the coding sequence TTGAGCGCATCCAAGGAAGCGGTCCTGGAATGGGTCCCGCCATTCCAGGTCGGCGAGTCCTTCAGCCGCGAGGTGGTCTTCGATGCCGAATCCATCAGGACGTTCGCGCGGATGGCCCTCGACGACAACCCTCTCCATCACGATGAGGATTATGCGAAGACCACCCGTTTCGGCGGGTTGATCGCGAGCGGCACTCAGACCATCGGGGTGACGACCGGTTCGGTCGCCGCCTTTCTCACCGGCCGCTGCAGCGCGCTCGGGCTGCAATTCAACTGCACCTTGCGCCGCGCCGTTCGCGCCGGCGAGGCTGCCACCATCTTCTGGCGCATCGACAAGATCACGCCGAAAGCGAGCCTGGGCGGCTACCTCCTGGAGATGACCGGCCGGCTCGTCACCAGCGCCGGCCAAGACGCGGTGGCCGTCAAGGCCACCACCCTGATCCTGCCGCCGTCCGGCCTCTCGGGTCCGCAATCGTGA
- a CDS encoding PaaI family thioesterase produces the protein MLDQITRPEPVDTATEQRVRDSFGRQGLMQHLGATITEVRRGFVRIRMPYRPELTQQHGYFHAGGTTAIADSAGGYAGLSVFPADSSVLTVEFKINLLAPAQGDCLEATGKVVKAGRTLTVCQLEVHALSGEKRALIALGQQTLICLAGQPDTAPENR, from the coding sequence ATGCTGGATCAGATCACCCGTCCGGAGCCCGTCGATACGGCCACGGAGCAGCGCGTCCGCGACAGCTTCGGCCGGCAGGGCCTCATGCAGCATCTCGGCGCGACGATCACCGAGGTCAGGCGCGGCTTCGTGCGCATCAGAATGCCCTATCGGCCCGAGCTTACCCAGCAGCATGGCTACTTCCACGCGGGCGGGACCACGGCGATTGCCGACAGCGCTGGTGGCTATGCCGGCCTCTCGGTGTTCCCCGCCGACAGCTCGGTGCTCACCGTGGAGTTCAAGATCAACTTGCTCGCCCCCGCCCAGGGTGACTGTCTGGAGGCCACTGGCAAGGTCGTCAAGGCCGGCCGCACCCTGACGGTGTGCCAGCTGGAGGTTCACGCCCTGTCCGGCGAAAAAAGAGCGCTCATCGCCTTGGGCCAGCAGACGCTGATCTGCCTTGCCGGCCAGCCGGACACGGCACCTGAAAACAGATAG
- a CDS encoding GntR family transcriptional regulator: MTEQKRDTIAVRISQVLAERIVAGEIEPGARLRQDHIAAEFGTSHVPVREAFRRLEAQGLAVNEPRRGVRVAAFDLNEVKEVAEMRAALEVLALRHAAPHLTPAILDEAEAITRAGDKSHDVQSWEAANRRFHSLILKPCAMPRLLRTIDDLHQASARFLFAGWRSEWEARTDHDHLAILAALRRGQTDQACQVLAQHVQWIGHKPVKTARGATRNAFAIIG, translated from the coding sequence ATGACGGAGCAGAAGCGCGACACCATCGCCGTGCGGATCAGTCAGGTGCTGGCCGAACGGATCGTTGCCGGCGAGATCGAGCCCGGCGCGCGCTTGCGCCAGGACCATATCGCCGCCGAGTTCGGCACGAGCCATGTGCCGGTGCGCGAGGCGTTCCGGCGGCTCGAAGCACAAGGCCTGGCCGTCAACGAGCCGCGCCGCGGGGTGCGGGTCGCCGCCTTCGACCTGAACGAGGTGAAGGAGGTGGCGGAGATGCGGGCCGCCCTCGAGGTCCTCGCCTTGCGGCACGCTGCGCCCCACCTCACCCCAGCCATCTTGGACGAAGCGGAGGCGATCACCCGCGCCGGTGACAAATCCCACGACGTGCAGTCCTGGGAAGCGGCTAACCGACGGTTCCACAGCCTCATTCTGAAACCCTGCGCGATGCCGCGCCTGCTGCGAACCATAGACGACCTGCATCAGGCGAGCGCCCGCTTCCTCTTTGCCGGCTGGCGCTCCGAGTGGGAAGCGCGCACCGACCACGATCATCTTGCGATTCTCGCCGCGCTGCGCCGGGGCCAAACCGACCAGGCCTGCCAAGTTCTTGCGCAGCATGTGCAGTGGATCGGGCACAAGCCGGTGAAAACGGCGCGTGGCGCGACCCGCAACGCCTTCGCGATCATCGGCTGA
- a CDS encoding CobW family GTP-binding protein encodes MAGRGAQAVVRPSAIPVTVIGGFLGAGKTTLVNHVLQGDHGLKIAVLVNDFGAVNIDAALITSSEGGVYSLANGCVCCGLNQGLVEQLEELLERPGSFDHMVIEASGVADPARIMDTVRYARFAGRLQADAVVVLVDLAGFDQAMTAAPGLAETQLDAADLVVLNKADLVPLSQIEAWRKRWQWPGMRVITAVDARVPFDFLFAGQQTGADRAHDHAHAHEQPVSRTWRSSAPVDLEALAAVLKSLPPAVYRAKGFVRDSQGRQLAVQVVGTRVTVVPVGPGASSVGDGSILVLIGFGADADFDGTLARLDACASPSR; translated from the coding sequence ATGGCAGGGCGAGGCGCCCAAGCTGTGGTGAGGCCGAGCGCCATCCCGGTGACGGTGATCGGCGGCTTTCTGGGCGCCGGCAAGACCACGCTGGTGAACCACGTCCTGCAGGGCGACCATGGACTGAAAATCGCGGTGCTGGTGAATGACTTCGGCGCGGTGAATATCGATGCGGCCCTGATCACCTCCAGCGAGGGCGGGGTTTATTCGCTTGCCAATGGGTGCGTGTGCTGCGGCCTGAACCAGGGTCTGGTGGAGCAGCTGGAAGAGCTGCTGGAGAGGCCGGGCAGCTTCGACCATATGGTGATCGAGGCCAGCGGCGTGGCGGATCCCGCGCGGATCATGGACACGGTGCGCTATGCGCGCTTTGCCGGGCGATTGCAGGCCGACGCCGTGGTGGTGCTGGTGGATTTGGCCGGGTTCGACCAAGCCATGACGGCCGCGCCTGGCCTTGCCGAGACGCAGCTCGATGCTGCCGACCTGGTGGTGCTGAACAAGGCCGATCTGGTGCCGCTCAGCCAGATCGAGGCGTGGCGCAAGCGCTGGCAGTGGCCGGGCATGCGGGTGATCACCGCCGTTGATGCGCGGGTGCCGTTCGATTTTCTGTTTGCAGGGCAACAGACTGGAGCCGACCGTGCGCATGACCACGCGCATGCGCATGAGCAGCCGGTGAGCCGGACGTGGCGTTCATCCGCTCCGGTGGATCTCGAGGCCTTGGCCGCGGTGCTGAAGAGCCTGCCCCCAGCGGTTTACCGGGCCAAAGGCTTCGTTCGGGACAGCCAAGGGCGCCAGCTCGCCGTTCAGGTGGTCGGTACGCGCGTGACCGTGGTGCCGGTCGGTCCCGGCGCCTCGTCGGTTGGGGACGGCAGCATCCTGGTGCTGATCGGGTTCGGCGCGGATGCGGACTTCGATGGCACGCTCGCCCGGCTCGACGCCTGCGCCAGCCCATCGCGCTGA
- a CDS encoding quaternary amine ABC transporter ATP-binding protein, which translates to MEVEASTCIKVTGLTKVFGDRPDEALELARSGVPRDQILERTGCVLGLRDVSFEVAKGEILIVMGLSGSGKSTTLRCINRLVDPSEGSIVVDGTEVTDLSPKALLAFRRAKFGMVFQQFALFPHRSILANVEYGLEVQGVAPDVRRERALEAIELVGLKGWEAALPAQLSGGMQQRAGLARALAVDANILLMDEAFSALDPLIRRDMQRELVALQKSLKKTIVFVSHDLDEAIALGGRIVIMRDGEIVQQGSALEFLTDPADDYVERFVAHIDVLGVLKARDVMRPMAEVPSGMSPADLPQLPAGTTLRAALAVLASGVAGVTVVGEEGRPAGILTEHGVVAALAAQHRRGVEMAG; encoded by the coding sequence ATGGAGGTGGAGGCGAGCACATGCATCAAGGTGACCGGCCTCACCAAGGTTTTCGGCGACCGTCCTGACGAGGCCCTCGAGCTGGCCCGTTCCGGCGTTCCCCGCGATCAGATCCTCGAGCGCACCGGCTGCGTGCTCGGCCTGCGCGACGTTTCCTTCGAGGTGGCCAAGGGCGAGATCCTCATCGTCATGGGGCTGTCCGGCTCGGGCAAGTCGACGACGCTCCGGTGCATCAACCGCCTGGTCGATCCGAGCGAGGGCAGCATCGTCGTCGATGGGACGGAGGTGACCGACCTCTCGCCCAAGGCGCTGCTGGCGTTCCGGCGGGCGAAGTTCGGGATGGTGTTCCAGCAGTTCGCGCTGTTTCCCCACCGCTCGATCCTGGCCAATGTGGAATACGGGCTGGAAGTGCAGGGTGTTGCGCCGGACGTGCGCCGGGAGCGCGCGCTGGAGGCGATCGAGCTGGTGGGGCTGAAGGGCTGGGAGGCGGCGCTGCCCGCGCAGCTCTCGGGCGGCATGCAGCAGCGGGCGGGGCTTGCCCGCGCGCTTGCGGTCGATGCCAATATCCTGCTGATGGACGAGGCGTTCTCAGCCCTCGACCCGCTGATCCGCCGCGACATGCAGCGCGAGCTCGTGGCCCTGCAGAAGTCGCTGAAGAAAACGATTGTCTTCGTCTCCCACGACCTCGACGAGGCGATCGCCCTGGGCGGGCGGATCGTGATCATGCGCGACGGCGAGATCGTACAGCAAGGATCGGCACTGGAGTTTCTGACCGATCCGGCGGATGATTACGTGGAGCGCTTCGTCGCTCATATCGACGTGCTGGGCGTGCTGAAAGCCCGCGACGTCATGCGCCCCATGGCGGAAGTGCCGAGCGGCATGAGCCCGGCCGATCTGCCGCAGCTTCCGGCCGGCACCACCCTGCGGGCGGCGCTGGCGGTGCTGGCCTCCGGCGTTGCCGGGGTCACGGTGGTCGGGGAAGAGGGACGGCCGGCCGGCATTCTGACGGAGCATGGGGTGGTCGCGGCGCTCGCCGCCCAGCATCGCCGCGGCGTCGAGATGGCCGGCTGA
- a CDS encoding biotin transporter BioY codes for MSHAAPTHPTPTWSPLRLDSRSRPVQLLAVLVGTMALALSSYVSVPMVPVPMTMQTYAVTLIGALYGWRLGGLTVLAWLGEAALGLPVLSGGAGGITPFFGPTGGYLFAFPLMAVLTGWLAERGWNGHRVVLAFCAMLMGNALCLALGAAWLASLIGLAPAIAAGVTPFILGGIVKSALGAATLKALAMRPATR; via the coding sequence ATGAGCCACGCTGCCCCCACGCATCCAACCCCGACCTGGAGTCCACTCCGCTTGGATAGCCGCTCGCGTCCCGTTCAGCTGCTGGCGGTGCTCGTCGGAACCATGGCGCTCGCCTTGTCCTCCTATGTGAGCGTGCCCATGGTGCCCGTGCCCATGACAATGCAGACCTATGCCGTCACCCTGATCGGTGCGCTTTATGGCTGGCGCCTCGGCGGCCTCACCGTGCTCGCCTGGCTGGGCGAAGCCGCCCTCGGCCTGCCGGTTCTCTCCGGCGGCGCTGGCGGCATCACCCCGTTCTTCGGCCCCACCGGCGGTTATCTCTTCGCCTTCCCGCTCATGGCCGTCCTCACTGGCTGGCTCGCCGAGCGGGGCTGGAACGGACATCGGGTCGTCCTTGCTTTCTGTGCCATGCTGATGGGCAATGCGCTCTGCCTCGCCCTTGGCGCCGCCTGGCTCGCAAGCTTGATCGGCCTCGCGCCTGCCATTGCCGCCGGTGTCACCCCGTTCATCCTCGGCGGCATCGTCAAATCGGCGCTTGGGGCGGCGACCCTCAAGGCCCTCGCCATGCGCCCGGCCACACGGTGA